In Bacteroidota bacterium, one genomic interval encodes:
- a CDS encoding endolytic transglycosylase MltG produces MKWIVRIFIVALLLAGAGVAYFAMNYVYNKNTGFSEAQKMLYIKTGSSFEDVVRAASEQNIIKDLDAFKWLANKKKYIGKVRPGCYKIKKDMTNEQIVNLLRAGVQEPLKVTFNNIRTVELLAGRIAAQLEADSTSLFSYLADSATASQYGFNSQNFISMFIPNTYEMYWNTTTEGFVKRMAREYKSFWNDKRKARPKN; encoded by the coding sequence ATGAAGTGGATTGTTAGAATTTTTATAGTCGCATTGTTATTGGCAGGTGCAGGGGTTGCCTATTTTGCCATGAATTATGTGTATAATAAAAACACTGGTTTTAGCGAAGCTCAAAAAATGTTGTACATAAAAACAGGCAGCAGTTTTGAGGACGTAGTGCGAGCTGCAAGTGAGCAAAACATAATAAAGGACTTAGATGCTTTTAAGTGGCTGGCTAATAAAAAGAAGTATATTGGTAAGGTTAGGCCAGGATGCTACAAAATAAAAAAGGACATGACCAATGAGCAAATTGTTAATCTACTGCGTGCAGGCGTTCAGGAACCATTGAAGGTAACCTTTAATAATATACGCACAGTAGAATTACTTGCCGGACGCATAGCAGCACAATTAGAGGCTGATAGTACTTCGCTTTTCAGCTATTTAGCTGATAGTGCTACTGCTTCCCAATATGGATTTAATAGCCAGAATTTTATTTCGATGTTTATACCCAATACCTACGAGATGTATTGGAATACCACTACCGAAGGGTTTGTAAAACGCATGGCACGTGAATATAAATCATTTTGGAATGATAAGCGAAAAGCCAGGCCGAAGAATTAA
- a CDS encoding M61 family metallopeptidase has protein sequence MIIHYKIGAIKPHTHFVDIEMYVKEINADALEICIPVWRPGRYEKGMFAKNVKSLSIKNSHGAPITYKKTDHSSWYIDTSNTESITITYKYFAFQPDAGACYSGTDILYVNPIHCCMYINGFLHLPVTLSLAINPDWKVVTSLNQQGKNYCADNYDELVDSPVLCAPQIATWKYECNNIAFYIHSWGTHTLNESQVIKDFKLFTQLQLDVMQHFPVSAYHFILLALPHTFYHGVEHTKSTVLALGPAQNIHLPELYNELVGVASHELFHVWNIKTLRPAQMLPYKYDQENFADTGYVYEGFTTYYGDLFLLRCGYFNLEQYFREVSDRLNKHMLNPGRINYSVRESSYDTWLDGYVAGVPGRKTSIYDEGSLIALLIDLLIIKNTKATKSLDDVMRILYNDFALKGVGYKHQDILHVCRSLGGEDINYLFKEIIDKPVSYYEYLLKVLTDFEITIVEYPASNMIEACYGAKLVAHPVGYKVVQVIEDSPADKAGLAAEDIISSITNKATAVVHPFEKISDRAQAETLVMQVANLMQGPVTKELIPDSNFYFSRYELKAGSNMNDNKLTNFLFSTRSAS, from the coding sequence ATGATAATACATTACAAAATAGGCGCTATTAAGCCTCACACACACTTTGTAGATATTGAAATGTATGTTAAAGAAATTAATGCAGACGCTCTGGAAATCTGCATTCCCGTTTGGCGGCCAGGCCGCTATGAAAAGGGGATGTTTGCAAAAAACGTAAAATCTTTGTCGATTAAAAATTCTCATGGAGCACCTATAACATACAAAAAGACAGATCACTCTTCGTGGTATATAGATACCAGTAACACAGAATCAATTACCATAACCTATAAATATTTTGCTTTTCAACCGGATGCCGGTGCTTGCTATAGCGGTACTGATATTTTGTATGTGAACCCTATACATTGTTGTATGTATATAAATGGTTTTTTGCATTTGCCTGTTACACTATCATTAGCTATAAATCCTGATTGGAAAGTTGTCACCTCTCTTAATCAACAAGGAAAAAACTATTGCGCAGATAATTATGATGAGTTAGTAGACAGCCCGGTTCTTTGTGCTCCGCAAATTGCTACATGGAAATATGAATGCAATAACATTGCCTTCTACATTCACTCTTGGGGCACGCATACGTTAAACGAGAGTCAGGTTATCAAGGATTTCAAATTATTCACACAACTACAGTTGGATGTGATGCAACATTTCCCTGTAAGCGCATATCATTTTATACTACTGGCATTACCACATACTTTTTATCATGGTGTGGAGCATACCAAATCAACCGTGCTGGCTCTTGGGCCGGCACAAAATATTCACTTGCCTGAGTTGTATAATGAACTGGTTGGTGTGGCATCTCATGAGTTGTTTCACGTTTGGAACATAAAAACATTGCGCCCAGCGCAAATGTTGCCATATAAATATGATCAAGAAAATTTTGCTGACACCGGATATGTATATGAAGGTTTCACCACTTATTATGGCGATTTATTTTTGCTGCGCTGCGGCTATTTTAACCTTGAACAATATTTTAGAGAAGTAAGTGACCGCCTTAACAAGCACATGCTCAATCCAGGAAGAATTAATTATTCGGTACGCGAAAGCTCATATGATACTTGGCTCGATGGATATGTTGCAGGTGTTCCAGGGCGCAAAACATCAATATATGACGAAGGTTCTTTAATAGCGTTGTTAATTGATTTATTGATTATAAAAAACACGAAGGCAACCAAATCGCTTGATGATGTAATGCGAATACTCTATAATGATTTTGCATTGAAGGGCGTGGGTTACAAACATCAGGATATTTTGCATGTATGCAGAAGTTTGGGAGGTGAGGATATAAATTATCTTTTTAAAGAAATAATTGACAAACCTGTTTCTTATTACGAATACTTACTTAAAGTTTTGACAGATTTTGAAATCACTATAGTTGAATATCCAGCTTCAAACATGATTGAAGCATGCTATGGAGCAAAACTTGTTGCACATCCGGTTGGGTATAAGGTGGTGCAGGTAATAGAAGATTCTCCGGCCGATAAGGCCGGTTTAGCAGCAGAAGATATAATTAGTTCTATAACTAATAAAGCAACTGCAGTTGTCCATCCATTTGAAAAAATTTCGGATCGCGCACAGGCAGAAACGTTGGTGATGCAAGTTGCTAATCTCATGCAAGGGCCGGTTACCAAAGAGCTAATTCCTGATAGTAATTTTTATTTCTCGCGATATGAGCTCAAGGCAGGATCAAATATGAATGATAATAAGTTAACTAACTTTTTATTCAGCACTCGCTCTGCAAGTTAG
- the mltG gene encoding endolytic transglycosylase MltG, giving the protein MTTIASIVQEETHMATDKPIIAGVYINRIKKGIPLEADPTLKFALKNFEIRRVLNADKLVESPYNTYKYAGIPPGPICIPDISTIDAVLNYSRHDYIFFCAKEDLSGYSNFAITNSEHEANARRYQQALDKMNIKR; this is encoded by the coding sequence ATCACTACCATTGCTTCCATTGTGCAGGAAGAAACTCACATGGCAACTGATAAGCCCATCATAGCAGGCGTTTATATTAACCGAATAAAAAAGGGAATTCCCCTGGAAGCAGATCCAACACTAAAGTTTGCATTAAAGAATTTCGAAATTCGCAGAGTACTCAATGCAGATAAACTGGTGGAGTCGCCTTACAATACATATAAGTATGCAGGTATTCCTCCGGGGCCAATATGTATTCCTGATATAAGTACCATTGATGCGGTGCTTAATTACTCCAGGCATGATTATATTTTCTTTTGTGCTAAAGAAGATTTGTCGGGTTACTCTAATTTTGCCATTACCAATAGCGAACATGAAGCCAATGCCAGACGCTATCAGCAAGCACTAGATAAAATGAACATCAAACGATGA
- the acs gene encoding acetate--CoA ligase yields the protein MAKFHIETASEYDLSYKESIENPEKFWDSIADNFAWSERWDKTLEWNFTEPSVKWFLNGKLNITENCIDRHLPKHADKIAIHWEPNDINENGKSLTYQQLSDEVCRMSNVFKQHGVVKGDRICLYMPMIPDLAIAVLACARIGAVHSIVFGGFSAQSLADRINDAQCKLVVTSDFIRRGAKEIPAKAVVDQALINCPGVATVLVAKCSTTEVAMQANRDLWLHDVMPMQSTVCAPEPMDSEDLLFILYTSGSTGKPKGVVHTCGGYMVYAGYSFKNVFQYATNDVYWCTADIGWITGHTYFVYGPLLNAATMVMFEGVPNFPDAGRFWHVIDKYKVTQFYTAPTAIRSLMACGDAWVAPYNLSSLKILGTVGEPINEEAWQWYHQLIGKDRCPIVDTWWQTETGGIMITSLPNINEQKPAHAGFPLPGIQPVLLDNDGKEIIGNNVEGYLCVKFPWPSILRSTYGDHERCRQTYFANYAGYYFTGDGARRDAHGLYRIIGRVDDVINVSGHRIGTAEVENAINESIYIVESAVVGYPHDIKGQGIYAFVILQQANVNPDLILSDVNEVVSNIIGKLAKPDKIQIVSGLPKTRSGKIMRRILRKIAEGDTSNLGDTSTLLDPAVVEQIKKGAI from the coding sequence ATGGCTAAATTTCATATTGAAACTGCATCAGAATATGACCTTTCTTACAAAGAAAGTATAGAAAATCCCGAAAAATTTTGGGATAGTATAGCTGACAATTTCGCCTGGAGCGAAAGATGGGATAAAACACTTGAATGGAATTTTACTGAGCCGAGTGTAAAATGGTTTCTTAATGGGAAGTTGAACATTACTGAAAACTGTATTGACCGCCATCTACCTAAACACGCTGATAAAATTGCCATACACTGGGAGCCAAATGATATTAATGAAAATGGAAAATCACTCACCTATCAGCAGTTGAGCGATGAAGTGTGTCGCATGTCAAACGTTTTTAAACAACATGGTGTTGTTAAAGGTGACCGTATATGTTTGTACATGCCCATGATACCCGATCTGGCAATCGCAGTATTAGCCTGCGCCCGCATTGGTGCTGTGCACTCTATTGTGTTTGGTGGATTTTCGGCACAGTCGCTTGCCGACCGCATCAATGATGCCCAATGCAAATTGGTAGTTACCAGTGATTTTATACGCAGAGGAGCTAAGGAAATTCCTGCCAAGGCAGTAGTTGATCAGGCATTGATTAATTGCCCGGGTGTTGCAACTGTGCTTGTGGCCAAATGCAGCACAACCGAAGTAGCTATGCAAGCCAATCGCGATTTATGGTTGCATGATGTAATGCCCATGCAATCAACAGTATGTGCGCCCGAACCTATGGATAGCGAAGACCTCCTGTTTATTTTATACACCAGTGGCAGCACAGGCAAGCCCAAGGGAGTGGTTCATACCTGCGGTGGATACATGGTTTATGCAGGGTATAGTTTTAAAAATGTTTTTCAATACGCTACCAACGATGTTTACTGGTGTACTGCTGATATAGGCTGGATAACAGGGCATACCTATTTTGTTTATGGCCCTTTGCTAAATGCAGCTACCATGGTCATGTTTGAAGGTGTTCCTAATTTTCCGGATGCCGGAAGATTTTGGCATGTGATAGATAAATATAAAGTAACACAATTCTACACTGCACCTACTGCTATTCGCTCGCTAATGGCTTGTGGCGATGCGTGGGTGGCTCCATACAATTTATCTTCCTTAAAAATTCTTGGAACTGTAGGTGAACCAATTAACGAAGAAGCATGGCAATGGTATCACCAACTAATAGGTAAAGACCGTTGCCCCATAGTGGATACCTGGTGGCAAACTGAAACCGGGGGAATAATGATAACCTCCTTACCCAATATCAATGAACAAAAACCTGCGCATGCAGGTTTTCCATTACCCGGCATTCAACCTGTACTATTGGATAATGATGGAAAAGAAATTATCGGGAATAATGTTGAAGGATATCTGTGTGTAAAATTTCCGTGGCCATCCATATTGCGAAGCACATATGGTGATCATGAACGGTGCCGTCAAACCTACTTTGCAAACTATGCCGGATATTACTTTACTGGTGATGGCGCGCGCAGAGATGCGCATGGCTTGTATCGCATAATTGGCAGGGTGGATGATGTAATTAATGTATCGGGCCACCGCATAGGTACTGCCGAAGTTGAAAATGCCATTAACGAAAGTATATATATTGTAGAATCGGCTGTGGTAGGTTACCCACATGATATTAAAGGACAAGGCATTTATGCCTTTGTCATTTTGCAACAAGCCAATGTTAACCCAGACCTTATACTTAGTGATGTAAACGAGGTGGTTAGCAACATAATAGGCAAGCTTGCCAAGCCCGATAAAATACAAATTGTTAGTGGCTTACCAAAAACACGAAGTGGTAAAATTATGCGCAGAATTCTTCGCAAAATAGCCGAAGGTGATACAAGCAATCTGGGAGATACCTCTACCCTGCTTGACCCTGCCGTAGTGGAACAAATAAAAAAGGGTGCTATATAA